In a single window of the Olivibacter sp. SDN3 genome:
- a CDS encoding RNA polymerase sigma factor has translation MPHKNIYTEEELISLLISKEEQGYNYLYDNYAAALYGVVVRVVGESNETADILQDSFVKIWQNIDQYDPAKGRLFTWMLKITRNLAIDYMRSADKKRDSKTHSLDPGVHIEGNETYANIDHLGLKKVLGRLKNEYRIVIEMAYFQGYTQDEISKELDIPLGTIKTRARAALMQLKQILN, from the coding sequence TTGCCACACAAAAATATCTATACAGAAGAAGAGTTAATTTCTTTGCTAATCAGCAAGGAGGAGCAGGGTTATAATTATTTATATGATAACTACGCCGCTGCTTTGTATGGGGTGGTCGTGCGGGTCGTTGGAGAATCTAACGAAACAGCAGACATCCTGCAAGATAGTTTTGTGAAAATCTGGCAGAATATAGATCAATACGATCCAGCAAAGGGTAGATTATTTACCTGGATGTTAAAAATAACTAGAAACTTGGCGATAGATTACATGCGCTCTGCAGATAAAAAAAGGGATAGTAAAACGCATAGTTTAGACCCGGGGGTGCATATAGAAGGTAATGAAACCTATGCGAATATAGATCACCTCGGATTAAAAAAGGTATTGGGACGACTCAAAAACGAATATAGGATTGTTATCGAGATGGCCTATTTTCAAGGGTATACGCAAGATGAGATTTCAAAGGAACTGGATATTCCCTTGGGCACCATCAAAACAAGAGCACGTGCGGCATTGATGCAACTAAAACAAATATTGAATTAA
- a CDS encoding NUDIX domain-containing protein: MAKQSAGLLVFRRKPALQVFLVHPGGPYFAKKDLSSWTIPKGEYPSHEQPLEAAKREFHEETGTFIDGVFIPLPTVKQKGGKIILAWAVEADLDEATIHSNTFAIEWPPRSGKAQRFPEIDKAAWFTITEDKLKINPAQIPWLEELEASYS, translated from the coding sequence ATGGCAAAACAAAGCGCAGGTCTGTTGGTTTTCAGAAGAAAACCAGCATTACAAGTATTTCTCGTTCACCCCGGAGGCCCTTATTTTGCAAAAAAAGATCTGAGTAGCTGGACCATCCCCAAAGGTGAATACCCATCCCACGAACAGCCATTGGAAGCCGCTAAACGTGAATTTCACGAAGAAACAGGCACATTTATCGATGGCGTATTCATCCCTCTACCAACGGTCAAACAAAAGGGCGGCAAAATCATCCTTGCATGGGCAGTAGAAGCAGATCTGGATGAAGCAACTATCCATAGTAACACCTTTGCGATAGAATGGCCTCCTCGATCTGGTAAAGCACAACGTTTTCCCGAAATCGACAAGGCTGCCTGGTTCACTATTACTGAAGACAAACTAAAAATCAATCCTGCACAGATACCTTGGCTCGAAGAACTGGAAGCAAGCTACAGCTGA
- a CDS encoding helix-turn-helix domain-containing protein — translation MTAIKEASTIQENKSKAFASCPVTFVMEKFGGYWKPIILFNLLSGKKRYSELKKSIPTITEKVLIQHLKQLEADGLVIRKSKPVVPPHVTYQLSKQGRALRPVLFAMAEWAVGHSGNQSEQFQKQMADFPKE, via the coding sequence ATGACCGCGATAAAAGAAGCATCAACCATTCAGGAAAATAAGAGCAAAGCCTTTGCTTCTTGCCCCGTAACATTTGTCATGGAAAAATTTGGCGGATATTGGAAACCTATTATTTTGTTCAACCTGCTATCGGGGAAAAAACGATACAGTGAGCTAAAAAAATCCATTCCGACCATTACTGAAAAGGTACTGATACAACATTTAAAACAGTTGGAAGCAGACGGCCTAGTTATTAGAAAATCAAAACCGGTTGTTCCACCTCACGTAACATACCAACTTTCAAAACAGGGCAGAGCATTAAGACCTGTTTTGTTTGCAATGGCAGAATGGGCTGTGGGACATAGCGGAAACCAATCCGAACAATTTCAGAAACAAATGGCCGACTTTCCGAAAGAATAA
- a CDS encoding GTP-binding protein, giving the protein MKKKLPVTVLSGFLGAGKTTLLNHILHNKQNLKVAVIVNDMSEINIDAQAVDRENVLSRTEEKLVEMSNGCICCTLREDLVEEVAKLAHENRFDYLLIESTGISEPIPVAQTWSYVDQQHQIDLRSVSYIDTMVTVVDCFNFFRDFGTDETLRDRSLTADSYDSRTIVNLLTDQLEFANVIILNKTDLVAETTVGTLEAAISKLNPTARIIRSSFGVVEPSSILNTGLFDFEEASASAGWKQELENEHTPETEEYGISSFVFKSPRPFHPTRWFRYLNEHYPHSIIRAKGLFWLASRPDIAINFSQAGGSLRMENAGSWWCGMPYDERIRYAAYHEYRDEIENRWSKTWGDRQNELVFIGQYLNKEKTLREIENCLLTAAESRNWDSQKWKDPFPDTL; this is encoded by the coding sequence ATGAAAAAGAAATTGCCCGTAACTGTACTTAGTGGTTTCCTTGGCGCGGGTAAAACAACCTTATTGAACCATATTTTGCATAATAAGCAAAATCTGAAAGTGGCTGTCATCGTAAATGACATGAGCGAGATCAATATTGATGCGCAGGCGGTCGACCGGGAAAACGTATTGTCGAGAACCGAAGAGAAACTGGTAGAAATGAGCAATGGCTGTATCTGCTGTACGCTTCGTGAAGACTTGGTAGAAGAAGTAGCAAAATTAGCACATGAAAACCGCTTTGACTATCTGCTGATAGAAAGTACAGGTATCTCGGAGCCAATACCTGTGGCACAAACTTGGAGTTACGTAGACCAGCAACATCAAATCGACCTTCGTTCCGTTAGTTATATTGACACAATGGTTACGGTTGTCGATTGCTTTAACTTTTTCAGGGATTTTGGTACCGATGAAACCCTGCGTGATCGATCGCTTACGGCTGACTCCTATGACAGCCGCACCATCGTTAACTTATTGACCGATCAATTGGAGTTTGCCAATGTGATTATCTTGAACAAAACAGACCTCGTTGCAGAAACAACCGTAGGTACATTGGAAGCGGCAATCAGCAAACTGAATCCGACAGCACGCATCATTCGTTCATCATTTGGCGTGGTAGAGCCCTCCTCCATTCTGAACACCGGACTGTTTGATTTTGAGGAAGCATCGGCCAGTGCCGGATGGAAACAGGAGCTGGAAAACGAGCATACCCCTGAAACGGAAGAATATGGCATTTCATCCTTCGTTTTCAAATCGCCTAGACCGTTCCATCCTACCAGATGGTTCAGATACCTCAACGAACATTATCCACATTCGATCATACGCGCTAAAGGCCTGTTCTGGTTGGCGTCGCGGCCAGATATAGCAATTAACTTCAGCCAAGCTGGAGGCAGTCTTCGTATGGAGAATGCCGGCTCTTGGTGGTGCGGCATGCCTTATGACGAACGGATACGATATGCGGCCTATCATGAGTACAGAGATGAGATTGAGAACAGGTGGAGCAAAACTTGGGGCGATCGGCAGAACGAACTTGTATTTATCGGCCAATACTTAAATAAAGAAAAAACGCTCAGGGAAATTGAAAACTGTTTATTAACAGCTGCCGAATCCAGAAACTGGGACAGTCAAAAATGGAAAGACCCTTTTCCAGATACCTTATAA
- a CDS encoding MerC domain-containing protein translates to MKASLLGKMDRVGFTASALCAVHCALMPFIITLLPLIGLEFLSSAWFEIGIIALSIAIGLSSLIPSYLKYHRKTMPITLLVIGFVLIFGAHLLGFHEWEPVLVPMGGFTIAGAHFLNWKYNKPFHCDDCRRDVEEEQK, encoded by the coding sequence ATGAAAGCGAGTTTATTGGGAAAAATGGATCGGGTTGGGTTTACGGCTTCTGCCTTATGTGCCGTTCATTGCGCCCTTATGCCTTTTATTATCACACTGTTACCCTTGATTGGGTTGGAATTCTTATCAAGCGCCTGGTTTGAAATAGGGATAATCGCGTTGTCTATTGCCATAGGTCTTAGCTCGTTGATTCCTTCTTATCTCAAATATCATAGGAAGACGATGCCAATCACCTTATTGGTGATAGGTTTTGTGCTGATATTTGGAGCTCATTTATTGGGTTTTCATGAATGGGAACCGGTATTGGTGCCCATGGGTGGATTTACGATTGCGGGCGCACATTTTTTAAACTGGAAGTATAATAAGCCCTTTCATTGTGATGATTGCCGAAGGGACGTAGAGGAAGAACAGAAGTAG
- a CDS encoding ABC transporter permease, which yields MNICYVAWRNIIHNFSTSLLGMLLSAVGTAILCLVMLLSVQMDKQLALSSKNIDLVLGAKGSPLQLILNSIYHVDYPTGNINFEEAQKVAANPMVKMAVPLSMGDNYQGFRIIGTDSSFLALYQMELREGRWVSKEFEAVIGAHVASEKKIGIGDRIVGAHGLSSNEDLHDDHPYTIVGILHKSNAVRDNLVLTNLSSVWHMHSHEHQHEKTDHTHGHGTTQHRQKENGEHGEETVQSLVSLEDQSEQITSMLIQYKSPSAVAMFPRMVNQNTNMQAASPYIESARLFSIMGVGLNALQMLATILMFMAALSVFIGLYNAFKNRKYELAVMRVMGGSATEIFTMMIAEGILITFLGTLSGIILAHIASYFIASVGQDNVLSASYVDIFEFWLLLIGMMIGFIASLIPAFSAYTTAISTTLSE from the coding sequence ATGAATATATGCTATGTTGCCTGGCGCAATATTATCCATAATTTTTCTACTTCTTTACTGGGAATGCTACTTTCTGCTGTGGGCACGGCCATTCTTTGTCTGGTTATGTTGCTGTCTGTACAAATGGATAAGCAATTGGCTTTAAGCAGTAAAAACATTGATTTGGTGCTTGGAGCTAAGGGAAGCCCATTGCAGCTCATTTTAAATAGCATCTATCATGTAGACTACCCTACAGGCAACATTAATTTTGAGGAGGCACAAAAGGTTGCTGCTAATCCTATGGTAAAAATGGCTGTTCCCCTGTCGATGGGAGACAATTATCAGGGGTTTCGGATTATCGGGACCGATAGCAGTTTTTTAGCCTTATATCAGATGGAGCTGCGTGAAGGAAGATGGGTGTCCAAAGAATTTGAAGCTGTTATTGGAGCGCATGTGGCATCGGAGAAAAAAATAGGCATCGGCGACCGTATTGTGGGAGCGCATGGCTTAAGCAGCAACGAAGATTTACATGATGACCACCCATATACCATCGTGGGAATATTGCACAAAAGTAATGCGGTGAGAGATAACCTAGTTTTGACAAATCTTTCCAGTGTTTGGCATATGCATAGTCATGAACATCAGCACGAAAAAACCGATCATACACATGGCCATGGTACTACCCAACATCGTCAGAAAGAAAATGGTGAGCATGGTGAAGAGACGGTGCAAAGTTTAGTCAGCTTGGAAGATCAATCGGAGCAGATCACCAGCATGTTAATACAATATAAAAGCCCATCCGCGGTGGCGATGTTTCCTAGAATGGTGAATCAGAACACCAATATGCAGGCGGCCTCTCCATATATAGAGAGCGCCCGTCTGTTTTCCATTATGGGGGTGGGACTGAATGCCTTACAAATGCTGGCAACAATACTAATGTTTATGGCCGCCCTGAGCGTGTTTATAGGTCTTTACAATGCGTTTAAAAACCGGAAATACGAATTGGCTGTCATGCGTGTTATGGGAGGTTCTGCTACCGAAATATTTACGATGATGATTGCCGAAGGAATACTCATTACTTTTTTGGGCACTTTGTCGGGTATCATTTTAGCTCATATCGCTAGCTATTTCATTGCCTCAGTAGGGCAAGATAATGTTTTGTCGGCCAGCTATGTGGACATATTTGAGTTTTGGCTGCTCCTCATTGGTATGATGATCGGCTTCATTGCTTCTCTGATACCGGCCTTCAGCGCATATACAACAGCTATTTCGACAACTTTATCCGAATGA
- a CDS encoding NAD(P)H-binding protein translates to MKVTVTGSLGNISRILIEKLVAIGHEVKVVSSNVERAKEIERLNAIPNIGRADDLVFVNTAFKDADVVYTMVPPSYGTTALIKKVGDIYASAIKANEVSRVVNLSGIGAHLPDGPGPSSANFYIENLYNSLSHTNVLHLRPGMFYSNFYGAMALIRTQNIIGNNFDENVALALTHPRDIADVALEAMTNSVFGGNATKYVVSDEITGKEIAEKLGKAIGNPDLKWIQFSDEEMFQGLLQQGMSEQMATTYIIDTGKALRNGSLLQTYFTERTVLLGKTNFDDFAKEFSVIYNSKF, encoded by the coding sequence ATGAAAGTAACGGTAACGGGCTCTTTGGGAAATATTAGCCGTATTCTCATAGAAAAATTGGTGGCAATAGGCCATGAAGTAAAAGTAGTAAGTTCCAATGTAGAACGTGCAAAAGAAATTGAACGGTTAAATGCGATACCAAATATCGGAAGAGCTGATGATTTGGTTTTTGTGAATACAGCGTTTAAAGATGCAGATGTTGTATATACGATGGTCCCGCCAAGTTACGGCACTACTGCGTTGATAAAAAAGGTTGGAGATATTTACGCAAGCGCTATAAAAGCTAACGAAGTTTCTCGTGTGGTAAATCTGAGTGGAATTGGGGCGCATTTGCCGGATGGACCCGGACCATCAAGTGCTAATTTTTACATCGAAAATTTATATAATTCTTTAAGTCACACCAATGTTTTGCACTTACGCCCCGGTATGTTTTACAGTAACTTCTACGGTGCGATGGCGTTGATAAGAACCCAGAATATCATTGGAAATAATTTTGATGAAAATGTTGCTTTAGCATTAACTCATCCCCGAGATATTGCAGATGTTGCGTTGGAAGCAATGACCAATAGTGTTTTTGGGGGGAATGCTACTAAATATGTTGTAAGCGATGAAATTACAGGAAAGGAGATTGCTGAAAAACTTGGAAAAGCAATTGGAAACCCTGATTTAAAATGGATTCAATTTTCTGACGAAGAAATGTTCCAGGGTCTTTTACAGCAAGGAATGTCCGAACAAATGGCAACCACATATATTATTGATACGGGCAAAGCACTAAGAAACGGAAGTTTGTTGCAAACGTATTTTACTGAGAGAACGGTTTTATTGGGCAAAACCAATTTTGATGATTTTGCCAAAGAGTTTTCGGTGATTTACAATTCAAAGTTTTAG
- a CDS encoding PleD family two-component system response regulator, which yields MKATKSVLYIEDDDSLQSIILDILKDEDVQVVMDSGENLFSLLKKHNFGLILMDERLNGCQGSDLCKKLKADRNYRDIPVIMISASWDIPHIAKDCLADGYIRKPFDIYDIIATVNLNYSDQNKTKVIPSSEKN from the coding sequence GTGAAAGCCACGAAAAGTGTATTGTATATTGAAGACGACGACAGTTTACAGTCTATAATTCTAGACATCTTAAAAGACGAAGACGTTCAAGTCGTCATGGATTCTGGAGAAAATCTATTCTCGCTATTAAAAAAGCATAATTTCGGACTGATCCTTATGGACGAAAGATTAAATGGTTGCCAAGGGAGTGACCTGTGCAAAAAACTTAAAGCAGACCGTAATTACCGTGATATTCCGGTTATTATGATATCCGCTTCGTGGGACATTCCTCATATCGCAAAAGATTGCTTAGCCGACGGGTATATTAGAAAACCTTTCGACATTTACGATATCATTGCTACAGTAAATCTAAATTATTCAGATCAAAACAAAACTAAAGTTATTCCAAGTAGCGAAAAAAACTAA
- a CDS encoding anti-sigma factor domain-containing protein: MDIREYISSGVIDSYVLGMANEEEVRELEQLSRQYPEVKQALLDAQATMEQFVGLHTLQPPAGSREKILKALTDENLIEESSSAIKPPVETAEETPVVPIKKVEHSNKIAVYIAAASIILLILGGIYHFVTVNTLKSELLLISSQQRMQSAELTTYRDSSEILNQRLAILENPDVKKLDLTGVAGHEKNSAILYWNQETKEVFLSPANLAALPEGKQYQLWAIADGKPVSAGVFTRPNLTEIQQMLNVSNAEMFAITIEKEGGVESPTLDQMVVAAKL, from the coding sequence TTGGATATAAGGGAATACATATCGTCTGGCGTAATTGATAGCTATGTTCTTGGCATGGCTAATGAGGAGGAGGTTCGTGAACTGGAGCAGTTGAGCAGGCAGTATCCTGAAGTTAAACAAGCGCTACTGGATGCCCAGGCAACTATGGAGCAATTTGTAGGTTTGCATACGTTGCAGCCACCTGCCGGCAGTCGTGAGAAGATACTGAAAGCCTTGACCGACGAAAATTTGATCGAAGAGTCTTCTTCAGCAATTAAGCCTCCGGTAGAAACGGCCGAAGAAACTCCAGTTGTTCCTATAAAGAAGGTAGAGCATAGCAATAAAATTGCTGTATATATAGCTGCCGCAAGCATTATATTATTGATTCTGGGAGGGATTTATCATTTTGTAACGGTAAATACGCTGAAATCGGAATTGCTACTCATCTCTAGCCAGCAACGTATGCAATCTGCTGAGTTGACAACTTACCGCGATTCATCAGAAATTTTAAATCAGCGTTTGGCAATTCTCGAAAATCCTGATGTTAAAAAATTGGACTTAACTGGTGTTGCCGGGCATGAAAAGAATTCTGCCATCCTCTATTGGAACCAGGAAACGAAAGAAGTTTTCCTTTCGCCGGCAAACTTAGCTGCATTACCTGAAGGAAAGCAATATCAATTGTGGGCAATAGCAGATGGAAAACCCGTAAGTGCGGGGGTGTTTACCAGACCTAATTTAACGGAAATCCAGCAAATGTTAAATGTTTCCAATGCAGAAATGTTCGCGATAACTATCGAGAAAGAAGGGGGAGTAGAGTCGCCTACGCTTGACCAAATGGTTGTTGCTGCTAAACTTTGA
- a CDS encoding ABC transporter ATP-binding protein, with the protein MDQFAANLAFRNIRFAYGKNAPMEFPDMCLTNGDHCLILGDSGSGKTTLLHILCGLLPPSDGSVVLNGVDLYGLAKKEMDKFRGQHIGLVLQQAHLLRSLTIAENLKMARYLAGLPKKGWEASVLLDRLGLTGKGDSYTHQLSQGQLQRAAIARALVNRPSLLVADEPTSSLDDRNALAVIDLLSEQAALCNASLIIATHDKRVKDKFRNTYQL; encoded by the coding sequence ATGGACCAATTTGCGGCCAATCTAGCGTTCAGGAACATACGGTTTGCCTACGGCAAGAATGCTCCCATGGAGTTTCCTGATATGTGTTTAACTAACGGCGACCATTGCCTGATACTTGGCGATTCGGGTAGTGGAAAAACCACTCTATTGCATATATTGTGTGGTTTGCTACCTCCATCTGATGGTAGTGTTGTGCTTAATGGAGTGGATCTGTATGGGCTTGCAAAAAAGGAAATGGACAAATTCAGAGGACAGCATATCGGGCTTGTTTTACAGCAGGCACATTTGTTACGGAGTTTAACCATAGCAGAGAACCTCAAAATGGCCCGCTATCTGGCAGGTCTTCCGAAAAAAGGTTGGGAGGCGTCTGTTTTGCTTGATAGGTTGGGTTTAACGGGTAAGGGCGATAGCTACACCCACCAACTGAGCCAAGGGCAATTGCAGCGCGCGGCCATTGCGCGGGCTTTGGTCAATAGACCGTCTTTGCTGGTGGCCGATGAGCCGACATCCTCACTGGACGATAGGAATGCGTTGGCTGTTATTGATCTATTGTCTGAACAAGCTGCGCTTTGCAACGCGTCTCTGATCATCGCTACCCATGATAAAAGAGTAAAGGACAAATTCCGTAACACTTATCAACTATAG